The following proteins are encoded in a genomic region of Vicugna pacos chromosome 16, VicPac4, whole genome shotgun sequence:
- the ITGB4 gene encoding integrin beta-4 isoform X1: MAGLHSSPWTRLLLAALLSLSFPGAMANRCKKAQVKSCTECIRVDKDCAYCADEMFKERRCNTHAELLAAGCRQESVVVMESSFEITEETLIDTTLRRSQVSPQGLRVRLRPGEEQHFELQVFEPLESPMDLYILMDFSNSMSDDLDNLKKMGQDLAQVLRQLTSDYTIGFGKFVDKVSVPQTDMRPEKLKEPWPNSDPPFSFKNVISLTEDVEEFRSKLKEERISGNLDAPEGGFDAILQTAVCTGDIGWRPDSTHLLVFSTESAFHYEADGANVLAGIMKRNDEECHLDATGTYTQYRTQDYPSVPTLVRLLGQHNIIPIFAVTNYSYSYYEKLSSYFPVSSLGVLQEDSSNIVELLQDAFNRIRSNLDIRALESPRGLRTEVTSKMFQKTDTGSFLIRRGEVGTYQVQLRAIEDLDGTHVCQLPEADQKGNIHLKPSFSNGLRMDVDIICDLCACELQKEERSPRCSSHGDFMCGQCVCNEGWSGKTCNCRTGSLSDLEPCLREGEDKPCSGRGECQCGHCVCYGEGRYEGPFCEYDNFQCPRTSGFLCNDRGRCSMGQCECEPGWTGLSCDCPLSNATCIDSNGGICNGRGYCECGRCHCNQQSLYTDTTCEINYSAIRLGLCEDLRSCVQCQAWGTGEKKGRTCKECSFKVKMVDELKKAEEVVEYCSFRDEDDDCTYSYTVEGDGAPGPNSTVLVQRRKDCPPGTFWWLIPLLIFLLLLLALLLLLCWKYCACCKACLALLPCCNRGHMVGFKEDHYMLRENLMASDHLDTPMLRSGNLKGRDTVRWKITNNVQRPGFASHAASINPTELVPYGLSLRLARLCTENLLKPDTRECDQLRQEVEENLNEVYRQITGVHKLQQTKFRQQPNAGKKQDHTIVDTVLTAPRSAKQALLKLTEKHVEQGAFHELKVAPGYYTLTADQDARGMVEFQEGVELVDVRVPLFIRPEDDDEKQLLVEAIDVPVGTATLGRRLVNITIIKEQASGIVSFEQPEYLVSGGEHVARIPVVRRILDNGKSQVSYRTQDNTAQGNRDYIPAEGELLFQPGETKKELHVKLLELQEMDSLLRGRQTRRFYIQLSNPKFGARLGQPQSATVIIGYQDELDLNFMSQTLSSPPPPRGELGAPQNPNAKAAGSRKIHFNWLPPPGKPTGYRVKYWIQGDSESEAHLLDSKVPSVELTNLYPYCDYEMKVCAYGAQGEGPYSSLVSCRTHQEVPSEPGRLAFNVVSSTVTQLSWAEPAETNGEITAYEVCYGLVNEDNRPIGPMKKVLVDGPKRRTLLIENLRESQPYRYTVKARNGAGWGPEREAIINLATQPKRPMSIPIIPDIPIVDAQSGEDYESFLMYSDDVLRSPASSQRPSVSDDTGSGWKFEPLLGEELDLRRITWRLPPELIPRLSASSRGSSDAAEPPRAPPNDGTGGARGAGGEGEHLVNGRMDFAFPGSANSLHRMTVSNAAYGTHLSPHLPHRVLSTSSTLTRDYHSLTRTEHSHSTTLPRDYSTLTSLSSQSLPPIWEDGRSRLPLSWALGSRSRARMKGFPRSGDSRDSIILAGQPAAPSWAPDSRLAAGVPNTPTRLVFSALGPTSLKVSWQEPQCERVLQGYSVEYQLLNGGELHRLSIPSPSQTAVVVEDLLPNHSYVFRVRAQSQEGWGPEREGVITIESQVHPQSPLCPLPGSAFTLSTPSAPGPLVFTALSPDSLQLSWERPRRPDGDILGYLVTCEMAHGGEPATTFLVDGDSPESRLTVPGLSENVPYKFKVQAKTTQGFGPEREGIITIESQDGGPCPQLGSHSGPFQHLLPGEYSTITSTHTSTAEPFLLDGLTLGSQHLEATGSLTRHVTQEFVSRTLTTSGTLSTQVDQQFFQT; the protein is encoded by the exons AtggcagggctgcattccagcccgtggaccaggctgctgctggcagccctgctgagcctcagcttccccggGGCCATGG CGAACCGCTGCAAGAAagcccaggtgaagagctgcaccGAGTGCATCCGCGTGGACAAGGACTGTGCCTACTGCGCCGACGAG ATGTTCAAGGAACGGCGCTGTAACACCCACGCAGAGCTGCTGGCTGCGGGCTGCCGGCAGGAGAGCGTGGTGGTCATGGAGAGCAGCTTCGAGATCACGGAG GAAACCCTGATCGACACCACCCTACGACGCAGCCAGGTGTCCCCCCAGGGGCTGCGGGTGCGGCTGCGGCCCGGCGAGGAGCAACACTTTGAGCTGCAGGTGTTCGAGCCCCTGGAGAGCCCCATGGACCTGTATATTCTCATGGACTTCTCCAACTCCATGTCGGACGATCTGGACAACCTCAAGAAGATGGGGCAGGATCTGG CCCAGGTCCTGAGGCAGCTCACCAGTGACTACACTATTGGATTTGGCAAGTTTGTGGACAAAGTCAGCGTCCCTCAGACGGACATGAGGCCTGAGAA GCTGAAGGAGCCCTGGCCCAACAGTGACCCCCCCTTCTCCTTCAAGAATGTCATCAGCCTGacagaggatgtggaggagttcCGAAGTAAGCTGAAGGAAGAGCGGATCTCGGGCAACCTGGACGCCCCCGAAGGAGGTTTCGATGCCATCTTGCAGACGGCCGTGTGCACC GGGGACATCGGCTGGCGCCCCGACAGCACCCACTTGCTGGTGTTCTCCACCGAGTCAGCCTTCCACTACGAGGCCGACGGGGCCAACGTGCTGGCCGGCATCATGAAGCGCAACGACGAGGAGTGCCACCTGGACGCCACGGGCACCTACACCCAGTACAGGACGCAGGACTACCCGTCGGTGCCCACCCTGGTGCGCCTGCTCGGCCAGCACAACATCATCCCCATCTTCGCCGTCACCAACTACTCCTACAGCTACTACGAG AAGCTGTCCTCGTAtttccctgtgtcctcactgGGGGTGCTGCAGGAGGACTCGTCCAACATCGTGGAGCTGCTACAGGATGCCTTCAAT CGCATTCGCTCCAACCTGGACATCCGGGCCCTAGAAAGCCCCCGAGGCCTGCGGACAGAGGTCACCTCCAAGATGTTTCAGAAGACGGACACTGGGTCCTTTCTCATCCGGCGGGGGGAGGTG GGCACATACCAAGTGCAGCTGCGGGCTATCGAGGACTTGGACGGGACCCATGTGTGCCAGCTGCCAGAAGCAGACCAGAAGGGCAACATCCATTTGAAACCCTCCTTCTCCAATGGCCTCAGGATGGACGTGGACATCATttgtgacctgtgtgcctgtgagCTG CAAAAAGAGGAACGATCACCCCGCTGCAGCTCCCACGGGGACTTCATGTGTGGACAGTGTGTGTGCAACGAGGGCTG GAGCGGCAAGACCTGTAACTGCCGCACCGGCTCCCTGAGCGACCTGGAGCCCTGCCTGCGGGAGGGCGAGGACAAGCCGTGCTCGGGGCGGGGCGAGTGCCAGTGTGGGCACTGCGTGTGCTACGGCGAAGGCCGCTACGAGGGTCCGTTCTGCGAGTACGACAACTTCCAGTGCCCCCGCACCTCCGGCTTCCTCTGCAATG ATCGGGGACGCTGCTCCATGGGCCAGTGTGAGTGTGAGCCTGGCTGGACAGGGTTGAGCTGTGACTGTCCTCTCAGTAATGCCACCTGCATCGATAGCAACGGG GGTATCTGTAACGGGCGAGGCTACTGTGAGTGTGGCCGCTGCCACTGCAACCAACAGTCACTGTACACAGACACCACCTGCGAGATCAACTACTCAGCG atcCGCCTGGGCCTCTGTGAGGACCTGCGCTCCTGCGTGCAGTGCCAGGCGTGGGGCACTGGTGAGAAGAAGGGGCGCACGTGTAAGGAGTGCAGCTTCAAGGTCAAGATGGTGGATGAGCTTAAGAAAG CGGAGGAGGTGGTGGAATACTGCTCCTTCCGGGACGAGGATGACGACTGTACCTACAGTTACACCGTGGAGGGTGATGGCGCCCCCGGGCCCAACAGCACCGTCCTGGTGCAGAGGAGGAAGG ACTGTCCTCCCGGCACCTTCTGGTGGCTCATCCCCCTGCTCAtcttcctcctgctgctcctggcactgctgctgctgctctgctgGAAGTACTGTGCCTGCTGCAAG GCCTGCCTGGCCCTTCTCCCTTGCTGCAACCGAG GTCACATGGTGGGTTTCAAGGAAGACCACTACATGCTGCGGGAGAACCTGATGGCCTCGGACCACCTGGACACGCCCATGCTGCGCAGCGGGAACCTCAAGGGGCGGGACACGGTCCGCTGGAAGATCACCAACAACGTGCAGAGGCCTGGCTTTGCCTCGCATGCCGCCAGCATCAACCCCACGGAGCTGG TGCCCTACGGGCTGTCCCTGCGCCTTGCCCGCCTTTGCACCGAGAACCTGCTGAAGCCTGACACCCGAGAATGTGACCAGCTGCGCCAGGAGGTGGAAGAGAAT CTGAACGAGGTGTACAGACAAATCACAGGCGTGCACAAGCTCCAGCAGACCAAGTTCCG GCAGCAGCCCAACGCCGGGAAAAA GCAGGATCACACCATTGTGGACACGGTGCTGACGGCACCCCGCTCGGCCAAGCAGGCTCTGCTGAAGCTGACAGAGAAGCACGTGGAGCAGGGGGCCTTCCATGAGCTCAAGGTGGCCCCCGGCTACTACACCCTCACTGCAGACCAGG ATGCCCGGGGCATGGTGGAGTTCCAGGAGGGTGTGGAGCTGGTGGATGTGCGGGTGCCTCTCTTCATCCGGCCGGAGGACGACGATGAGAAGCAGCTGCTGGTGGAGGCCATTGACGTGCCCGTGGGCACCGCCACCCTCGGCCGCCGCCTGGTGAACATCACCATCATCAAGGAGCAAG CCAGCGGGATCGTGTCCTTTGAGCAGCCCGAGTACTTGGTCAGCGGCGGGGAGCATGTGGCCCGCATCCCCGTGGTCCGGCGCATCCTAGACAATGGCAAGTCCCAGGTCTCCTACCGCACACAGGACAACACAGCACAGGGCAACCGG gactacATACCCGCAGAGGGTGAGCTGCTATTCCAACCTGGGGAGACCAAGAAGGAGCTGCACGTGAAGCTCCTGGAACTGCAGGAGATGGACTCCCTCCTGCGGGGCCGCCAGACCCGCCGCTTCTACATCCAACTCAGCAACCCCAAGTTCGGGGCCCGCCTGGGCCAGCCCCAGTCAGCCACTGTCATCATTGGATACCAAG ACGAACTGGACCTGAACTTCATGAGCCAGACCCTGTCATCACCCCCTCCCCCTCGGGGTGAACTGGGTGCCCCCCAGAACCCCAATGCCAAGGCCGCTGGGTCCCGGAAGATCCACTTCAACTGGCTGCCCCCTCCTGGCAAGCCAACAGGGTACAGG GTGAAATACTGGATCCAGGGTGATTCAGAGTCTGAAGCCCACCTGCTCGACAGCAAGGTGCCCTCAGTGGAGCTCACCAACCTCTACCCGTACTGCGACTACGAGATGAAGGTGTGTGCCTACGGGGCACAGGGCGAGGGTCCCTACAGCTCCCTGGTGTCCTGCCGCACCCACCAGGAAG tACCCAGTGAGCCCGGGCGTCTGGCCTTCAATGTTGTCTCCTCCACCGTGACccagctgagctgggctgagccagCCGAGACCAATGGCGAGATCACAGCCTATGAGGTCTGCTACGGCCTGGTCAACGAGGACAATC GACCCATCGGGCCCATGAAGAAGGTGCTGGTGGACGGCCCCAAGAGGCGGACGCTGCTCATTGAGAACTTGCGGGAGTCACAGCCATACCGCTACACGGTCAAGGCTCGCAACGGGGCAGGCTGGGGGCCTGAGCGGGAGGCCATCATCAACCTAGCCACCCAGCCCAAGCGGCCCATGTCCA TCCCCATCATCCCGGACATCCCCATCGTGGACGCCCAGAGTGGGGAAGACTACGAAAGCTTCCTCATGTACAGTGATGACGTGCTCCGCTCCCCGGCCAGCAGCCAGAGGCCCAGCGTCTCTGATGACACTG GCAGCGGCTGGAAGTTcgagcccctgctgggggaggagcTGGACCTGCGGCGCATCACGTGGCGGCTGCCCCCGGAGCTCATCCCGCGCCTGTCCGCCAGCAGCCGGGGCTCCTCCGACGCGGCCGAGCCACCCCGCGCGCCCCCGAATGACGGCACCGGGGGCGCGCGGGGCGCTGGCGGGGAGGGAG agCACCTGGTGAATGGGCGGATGGACTTCGCCTTCCCGGGCAGCGCCAACTCCCTGCACAGGATGACCGTGAGCAACGCTGCCTACGGCACCCACCTGAGCCCGCACCTGCCCcaccgcgtgctgagcacatcCTCCACCCTCACTCGGGACTACCACTCACTGACCCGCACGGAACACTCGCACTCGACCACGCTGCCCAGGGACTATTCCACTctcacctccctctcctcccaga gcctccctcccatCTGGGAAGACGGGAGGAGCAGGCTTCCGCTGTCCTGGGCCCTGGGGTCCCGGAGTCGGGCTCGGATGAAGGGGTTCCCTCGCTCTGGGGACTCACGAGACTCTATAATCCTGGCTGGGCAGCCAGCAGCGCCCTCCTGGGCCCCAG ACTCCCGCTTGGCTGCAGGTGTGCCCAACACACCCACCCGCCTGGTGTTCTCAGCTCTGGGACCCACGTCTCTGAAAGTGAGCTGGCAGGAGCCGCAGTGCGAGCGGGTGCTGCAGGGCTACAGCGTGGAGTACCAACTGCTGAACGGCG GTGAGCTGCATCGGCTCAgcatccccagccccagccagacTGCAGTGGTGGTGGAAGACCTTCTGCCCAACCACTCCTACGTGTTCCGCGTGCGGGCCCAGAGCCAGGAAGGCTGGGGCCCAGAGCGTGAGGGTGTCATCACCATCGAGTCACAGGTGCACCCACAGAGTCCACTCTGCCCCCTGCCAG GCTCTGCCTTCACTCTGAGCACGCCCAGTGCCCCTGGCCCACTGGTGTTCACGGCCCTGAGCCCGGACTCACTGCAGTTAAGCTGGGAGCGGCCTCGCAGACCTGATGGGGATATCCTCGGCTACCTGGTGACTTGTGAGATGGCCCACGGAGGAG agccaGCCACCACGTTCCTAGTGGATGGTGACAGCCCCGAGAGCCGGCTGACTGTGCCGGGCCTCAGCGAGAACGTGCCCTACAAGTTCAAGGTGCAGGCCAAGACCACCCAAGGCTTCGGGCCAGAGCGTGAGGGTATCATCACCATCGAGTCCCAGGATGGAG GCCCCTGCCCGCAGCTGGGCAGCCACTCGGGGCCCTTCCAGCACCTGCTGCCAGGGGAGTACAGCACCATCACCAGCACCCACACCAGCACCGCCGAGCCCTTCCTGCTGG ACGGACTGACCCTGGGGTCCCAGCACCTAGAAGCAACTGGCTCTCTCACCCGCCATGTGACTCAGGAGTTCGTGAGCCGGACACTGACCACCAGTGGAACCCTCAGCACCCAGGTGGACCAACAGTTCTTCCAGACCTGA
- the ITGB4 gene encoding integrin beta-4 isoform X2 has product MAGLHSSPWTRLLLAALLSLSFPGAMANRCKKAQVKSCTECIRVDKDCAYCADEMFKERRCNTHAELLAAGCRQESVVVMESSFEITEETLIDTTLRRSQVSPQGLRVRLRPGEEQHFELQVFEPLESPMDLYILMDFSNSMSDDLDNLKKMGQDLAQVLRQLTSDYTIGFGKFVDKVSVPQTDMRPEKLKEPWPNSDPPFSFKNVISLTEDVEEFRSKLKEERISGNLDAPEGGFDAILQTAVCTGDIGWRPDSTHLLVFSTESAFHYEADGANVLAGIMKRNDEECHLDATGTYTQYRTQDYPSVPTLVRLLGQHNIIPIFAVTNYSYSYYEKLSSYFPVSSLGVLQEDSSNIVELLQDAFNRIRSNLDIRALESPRGLRTEVTSKMFQKTDTGSFLIRRGEVGTYQVQLRAIEDLDGTHVCQLPEADQKGNIHLKPSFSNGLRMDVDIICDLCACELQKEERSPRCSSHGDFMCGQCVCNEGWSGKTCNCRTGSLSDLEPCLREGEDKPCSGRGECQCGHCVCYGEGRYEGPFCEYDNFQCPRTSGFLCNDRGRCSMGQCECEPGWTGLSCDCPLSNATCIDSNGGICNGRGYCECGRCHCNQQSLYTDTTCEINYSAIRLGLCEDLRSCVQCQAWGTGEKKGRTCKECSFKVKMVDELKKAEEVVEYCSFRDEDDDCTYSYTVEGDGAPGPNSTVLVQRRKDCPPGTFWWLIPLLIFLLLLLALLLLLCWKYCACCKACLALLPCCNRGHMVGFKEDHYMLRENLMASDHLDTPMLRSGNLKGRDTVRWKITNNVQRPGFASHAASINPTELVPYGLSLRLARLCTENLLKPDTRECDQLRQEVEENLNEVYRQITGVHKLQQTKFRQQPNAGKKQDHTIVDTVLTAPRSAKQALLKLTEKHVEQGAFHELKVAPGYYTLTADQDARGMVEFQEGVELVDVRVPLFIRPEDDDEKQLLVEAIDVPVGTATLGRRLVNITIIKEQASGIVSFEQPEYLVSGGEHVARIPVVRRILDNGKSQVSYRTQDNTAQGNRDYIPAEGELLFQPGETKKELHVKLLELQEMDSLLRGRQTRRFYIQLSNPKFGARLGQPQSATVIIGYQDELDLNFMSQTLSSPPPPRGELGAPQNPNAKAAGSRKIHFNWLPPPGKPTGYRVKYWIQGDSESEAHLLDSKVPSVELTNLYPYCDYEMKVCAYGAQGEGPYSSLVSCRTHQEVPSEPGRLAFNVVSSTVTQLSWAEPAETNGEITAYEVCYGLVNEDNRPIGPMKKVLVDGPKRRTLLIENLRESQPYRYTVKARNGAGWGPEREAIINLATQPKRPMSIPIIPDIPIVDAQSGEDYESFLMYSDDVLRSPASSQRPSVSDDTGSGWKFEPLLGEELDLRRITWRLPPELIPRLSASSRGSSDAAEPPRAPPNDGTGGARGAGGEGEHLVNGRMDFAFPGSANSLHRMTVSNAAYGTHLSPHLPHRVLSTSSTLTRDYHSLTRTEHSHSTTLPRDYSTLTSLSSQNSRLAAGVPNTPTRLVFSALGPTSLKVSWQEPQCERVLQGYSVEYQLLNGGELHRLSIPSPSQTAVVVEDLLPNHSYVFRVRAQSQEGWGPEREGVITIESQVHPQSPLCPLPGSAFTLSTPSAPGPLVFTALSPDSLQLSWERPRRPDGDILGYLVTCEMAHGGEPATTFLVDGDSPESRLTVPGLSENVPYKFKVQAKTTQGFGPEREGIITIESQDGGPCPQLGSHSGPFQHLLPGEYSTITSTHTSTAEPFLLDGLTLGSQHLEATGSLTRHVTQEFVSRTLTTSGTLSTQVDQQFFQT; this is encoded by the exons AtggcagggctgcattccagcccgtggaccaggctgctgctggcagccctgctgagcctcagcttccccggGGCCATGG CGAACCGCTGCAAGAAagcccaggtgaagagctgcaccGAGTGCATCCGCGTGGACAAGGACTGTGCCTACTGCGCCGACGAG ATGTTCAAGGAACGGCGCTGTAACACCCACGCAGAGCTGCTGGCTGCGGGCTGCCGGCAGGAGAGCGTGGTGGTCATGGAGAGCAGCTTCGAGATCACGGAG GAAACCCTGATCGACACCACCCTACGACGCAGCCAGGTGTCCCCCCAGGGGCTGCGGGTGCGGCTGCGGCCCGGCGAGGAGCAACACTTTGAGCTGCAGGTGTTCGAGCCCCTGGAGAGCCCCATGGACCTGTATATTCTCATGGACTTCTCCAACTCCATGTCGGACGATCTGGACAACCTCAAGAAGATGGGGCAGGATCTGG CCCAGGTCCTGAGGCAGCTCACCAGTGACTACACTATTGGATTTGGCAAGTTTGTGGACAAAGTCAGCGTCCCTCAGACGGACATGAGGCCTGAGAA GCTGAAGGAGCCCTGGCCCAACAGTGACCCCCCCTTCTCCTTCAAGAATGTCATCAGCCTGacagaggatgtggaggagttcCGAAGTAAGCTGAAGGAAGAGCGGATCTCGGGCAACCTGGACGCCCCCGAAGGAGGTTTCGATGCCATCTTGCAGACGGCCGTGTGCACC GGGGACATCGGCTGGCGCCCCGACAGCACCCACTTGCTGGTGTTCTCCACCGAGTCAGCCTTCCACTACGAGGCCGACGGGGCCAACGTGCTGGCCGGCATCATGAAGCGCAACGACGAGGAGTGCCACCTGGACGCCACGGGCACCTACACCCAGTACAGGACGCAGGACTACCCGTCGGTGCCCACCCTGGTGCGCCTGCTCGGCCAGCACAACATCATCCCCATCTTCGCCGTCACCAACTACTCCTACAGCTACTACGAG AAGCTGTCCTCGTAtttccctgtgtcctcactgGGGGTGCTGCAGGAGGACTCGTCCAACATCGTGGAGCTGCTACAGGATGCCTTCAAT CGCATTCGCTCCAACCTGGACATCCGGGCCCTAGAAAGCCCCCGAGGCCTGCGGACAGAGGTCACCTCCAAGATGTTTCAGAAGACGGACACTGGGTCCTTTCTCATCCGGCGGGGGGAGGTG GGCACATACCAAGTGCAGCTGCGGGCTATCGAGGACTTGGACGGGACCCATGTGTGCCAGCTGCCAGAAGCAGACCAGAAGGGCAACATCCATTTGAAACCCTCCTTCTCCAATGGCCTCAGGATGGACGTGGACATCATttgtgacctgtgtgcctgtgagCTG CAAAAAGAGGAACGATCACCCCGCTGCAGCTCCCACGGGGACTTCATGTGTGGACAGTGTGTGTGCAACGAGGGCTG GAGCGGCAAGACCTGTAACTGCCGCACCGGCTCCCTGAGCGACCTGGAGCCCTGCCTGCGGGAGGGCGAGGACAAGCCGTGCTCGGGGCGGGGCGAGTGCCAGTGTGGGCACTGCGTGTGCTACGGCGAAGGCCGCTACGAGGGTCCGTTCTGCGAGTACGACAACTTCCAGTGCCCCCGCACCTCCGGCTTCCTCTGCAATG ATCGGGGACGCTGCTCCATGGGCCAGTGTGAGTGTGAGCCTGGCTGGACAGGGTTGAGCTGTGACTGTCCTCTCAGTAATGCCACCTGCATCGATAGCAACGGG GGTATCTGTAACGGGCGAGGCTACTGTGAGTGTGGCCGCTGCCACTGCAACCAACAGTCACTGTACACAGACACCACCTGCGAGATCAACTACTCAGCG atcCGCCTGGGCCTCTGTGAGGACCTGCGCTCCTGCGTGCAGTGCCAGGCGTGGGGCACTGGTGAGAAGAAGGGGCGCACGTGTAAGGAGTGCAGCTTCAAGGTCAAGATGGTGGATGAGCTTAAGAAAG CGGAGGAGGTGGTGGAATACTGCTCCTTCCGGGACGAGGATGACGACTGTACCTACAGTTACACCGTGGAGGGTGATGGCGCCCCCGGGCCCAACAGCACCGTCCTGGTGCAGAGGAGGAAGG ACTGTCCTCCCGGCACCTTCTGGTGGCTCATCCCCCTGCTCAtcttcctcctgctgctcctggcactgctgctgctgctctgctgGAAGTACTGTGCCTGCTGCAAG GCCTGCCTGGCCCTTCTCCCTTGCTGCAACCGAG GTCACATGGTGGGTTTCAAGGAAGACCACTACATGCTGCGGGAGAACCTGATGGCCTCGGACCACCTGGACACGCCCATGCTGCGCAGCGGGAACCTCAAGGGGCGGGACACGGTCCGCTGGAAGATCACCAACAACGTGCAGAGGCCTGGCTTTGCCTCGCATGCCGCCAGCATCAACCCCACGGAGCTGG TGCCCTACGGGCTGTCCCTGCGCCTTGCCCGCCTTTGCACCGAGAACCTGCTGAAGCCTGACACCCGAGAATGTGACCAGCTGCGCCAGGAGGTGGAAGAGAAT CTGAACGAGGTGTACAGACAAATCACAGGCGTGCACAAGCTCCAGCAGACCAAGTTCCG GCAGCAGCCCAACGCCGGGAAAAA GCAGGATCACACCATTGTGGACACGGTGCTGACGGCACCCCGCTCGGCCAAGCAGGCTCTGCTGAAGCTGACAGAGAAGCACGTGGAGCAGGGGGCCTTCCATGAGCTCAAGGTGGCCCCCGGCTACTACACCCTCACTGCAGACCAGG ATGCCCGGGGCATGGTGGAGTTCCAGGAGGGTGTGGAGCTGGTGGATGTGCGGGTGCCTCTCTTCATCCGGCCGGAGGACGACGATGAGAAGCAGCTGCTGGTGGAGGCCATTGACGTGCCCGTGGGCACCGCCACCCTCGGCCGCCGCCTGGTGAACATCACCATCATCAAGGAGCAAG CCAGCGGGATCGTGTCCTTTGAGCAGCCCGAGTACTTGGTCAGCGGCGGGGAGCATGTGGCCCGCATCCCCGTGGTCCGGCGCATCCTAGACAATGGCAAGTCCCAGGTCTCCTACCGCACACAGGACAACACAGCACAGGGCAACCGG gactacATACCCGCAGAGGGTGAGCTGCTATTCCAACCTGGGGAGACCAAGAAGGAGCTGCACGTGAAGCTCCTGGAACTGCAGGAGATGGACTCCCTCCTGCGGGGCCGCCAGACCCGCCGCTTCTACATCCAACTCAGCAACCCCAAGTTCGGGGCCCGCCTGGGCCAGCCCCAGTCAGCCACTGTCATCATTGGATACCAAG ACGAACTGGACCTGAACTTCATGAGCCAGACCCTGTCATCACCCCCTCCCCCTCGGGGTGAACTGGGTGCCCCCCAGAACCCCAATGCCAAGGCCGCTGGGTCCCGGAAGATCCACTTCAACTGGCTGCCCCCTCCTGGCAAGCCAACAGGGTACAGG GTGAAATACTGGATCCAGGGTGATTCAGAGTCTGAAGCCCACCTGCTCGACAGCAAGGTGCCCTCAGTGGAGCTCACCAACCTCTACCCGTACTGCGACTACGAGATGAAGGTGTGTGCCTACGGGGCACAGGGCGAGGGTCCCTACAGCTCCCTGGTGTCCTGCCGCACCCACCAGGAAG tACCCAGTGAGCCCGGGCGTCTGGCCTTCAATGTTGTCTCCTCCACCGTGACccagctgagctgggctgagccagCCGAGACCAATGGCGAGATCACAGCCTATGAGGTCTGCTACGGCCTGGTCAACGAGGACAATC GACCCATCGGGCCCATGAAGAAGGTGCTGGTGGACGGCCCCAAGAGGCGGACGCTGCTCATTGAGAACTTGCGGGAGTCACAGCCATACCGCTACACGGTCAAGGCTCGCAACGGGGCAGGCTGGGGGCCTGAGCGGGAGGCCATCATCAACCTAGCCACCCAGCCCAAGCGGCCCATGTCCA TCCCCATCATCCCGGACATCCCCATCGTGGACGCCCAGAGTGGGGAAGACTACGAAAGCTTCCTCATGTACAGTGATGACGTGCTCCGCTCCCCGGCCAGCAGCCAGAGGCCCAGCGTCTCTGATGACACTG GCAGCGGCTGGAAGTTcgagcccctgctgggggaggagcTGGACCTGCGGCGCATCACGTGGCGGCTGCCCCCGGAGCTCATCCCGCGCCTGTCCGCCAGCAGCCGGGGCTCCTCCGACGCGGCCGAGCCACCCCGCGCGCCCCCGAATGACGGCACCGGGGGCGCGCGGGGCGCTGGCGGGGAGGGAG agCACCTGGTGAATGGGCGGATGGACTTCGCCTTCCCGGGCAGCGCCAACTCCCTGCACAGGATGACCGTGAGCAACGCTGCCTACGGCACCCACCTGAGCCCGCACCTGCCCcaccgcgtgctgagcacatcCTCCACCCTCACTCGGGACTACCACTCACTGACCCGCACGGAACACTCGCACTCGACCACGCTGCCCAGGGACTATTCCACTctcacctccctctcctcccaga ACTCCCGCTTGGCTGCAGGTGTGCCCAACACACCCACCCGCCTGGTGTTCTCAGCTCTGGGACCCACGTCTCTGAAAGTGAGCTGGCAGGAGCCGCAGTGCGAGCGGGTGCTGCAGGGCTACAGCGTGGAGTACCAACTGCTGAACGGCG GTGAGCTGCATCGGCTCAgcatccccagccccagccagacTGCAGTGGTGGTGGAAGACCTTCTGCCCAACCACTCCTACGTGTTCCGCGTGCGGGCCCAGAGCCAGGAAGGCTGGGGCCCAGAGCGTGAGGGTGTCATCACCATCGAGTCACAGGTGCACCCACAGAGTCCACTCTGCCCCCTGCCAG GCTCTGCCTTCACTCTGAGCACGCCCAGTGCCCCTGGCCCACTGGTGTTCACGGCCCTGAGCCCGGACTCACTGCAGTTAAGCTGGGAGCGGCCTCGCAGACCTGATGGGGATATCCTCGGCTACCTGGTGACTTGTGAGATGGCCCACGGAGGAG agccaGCCACCACGTTCCTAGTGGATGGTGACAGCCCCGAGAGCCGGCTGACTGTGCCGGGCCTCAGCGAGAACGTGCCCTACAAGTTCAAGGTGCAGGCCAAGACCACCCAAGGCTTCGGGCCAGAGCGTGAGGGTATCATCACCATCGAGTCCCAGGATGGAG GCCCCTGCCCGCAGCTGGGCAGCCACTCGGGGCCCTTCCAGCACCTGCTGCCAGGGGAGTACAGCACCATCACCAGCACCCACACCAGCACCGCCGAGCCCTTCCTGCTGG ACGGACTGACCCTGGGGTCCCAGCACCTAGAAGCAACTGGCTCTCTCACCCGCCATGTGACTCAGGAGTTCGTGAGCCGGACACTGACCACCAGTGGAACCCTCAGCACCCAGGTGGACCAACAGTTCTTCCAGACCTGA